In Oryza brachyantha chromosome 1, ObraRS2, whole genome shotgun sequence, the following are encoded in one genomic region:
- the LOC102701398 gene encoding uncharacterized protein LOC102701398 isoform X2, whose translation MDNPHEQPLPPGVGAWPPPPSVHPAQFHPSPQPYATPCDTGPDNGNNHNKASYSGAHPNLPFHNMDTGSALSNQTGHDVSDHNGSSANIESTVQEAVLREQDIETQQVIQNQRQANATSEPAQYGEDILSSRRDPNALKEHLLKMTAEHRADMANKRGKPLHADNGNVEIGNGYGVPGGGAYSNLSSGPMNKPKDGADRAKGADHLPEFLRQRLRARGILKDETTNNSGMIKQSVDSPVGQSKAAQELPPGWSEARDPTTGASYFYNQSTGTSQWDRPGASMNTMQHQVPPSLPENWEEALDESTGQKYYYNIKTQATQWEPPTAVNPSVVPHAPTNAAVEMAAQSTDIWNPQMQRCLGCGGWGVGLVQPWGYCNHCTRVQNLPYQQYPSYPNNTSHSSGTNTSKNPGNLAAKDRSSAKPPFGKANRKDHRKRNRPEDDELDPMDPSSYSDAPRGGWVVGLKGVQPRAADTTAAGPLFQQRPYPSPGAVLRRNAEVASHGKKRGMAPITKRGDGSDGLGEAD comes from the exons ATGGACAACCCACACGAACAGCCATTGCCCCCTGGTGTTGGGGCATGGCCACCGCCACCTTCCGTTCATCCTGCACAATTTCACCCTAGTCCACAGCCTTATGCAACACCTTGTGACACCGGACCCGATAATGGCAACAATCACAATAAAGCGAGCTACTCTGGTGCACATCCCAACTTGCCTTTCCATAACATGGATACTGGGAGTGCACTCTCAAACCAGACAGGTCATGATGTTTCTGACCATAATGGTAGTTCAGCAAACATTGAATCTACTGTCCAAGAGGCTGTTCTTCGTGAACAG GACATTGAGACCCAGCAAGTCATACAAAATCAAAG ACAAGCAAATGCAACCAGTGAACCTGCACAATATGGAGAAGACATACTTTCAAGCCGCCGTGACCCTAATGCATTGAAG GAGCACTTACTAAAGATGACAGCCGAGCATCGTGCAGACATGGCAAACAAAAGGGGGAAGCCACTTCATGCAGATAATG GCAATGTTGAAATTGGCAATGGCTACGGTGTACCAGGAGGGGGCGCTTATTCAAACTTGTCAAGTGGTCCAATGA atAAACCTAAGGATGGAGCTGACAGAGCAAAAGGTGCTGATCATCTCCCCGAGTTTTTGAGGCAGCGGTTAAGAGCAAGGGGTATTCTTAAAGATGAGACAACAAATAATAGTGGAATGATTAAACAAAGT GTGGATTCTCCTGTAGGGCAGAGTAAAGCTGCCCAAGAGTTGCCTCCTGGTTGG TCTGAAGCGAGGGATCCAACAACTGGTGCTTCTTATTTCTATAATCAGAGCACTGGAACGAGCCAATGGGATCGCCCCGGTGCTTCCATGAACACCATGCAACATCAAGTTCCTCCATCTTTGCCAGAGAATTGGGAGGAGGCACTTGATGAATCAACAG GCCAGAAatactattataatataaagacaCAAGCAACACAGTGGGAGCCACCTACTGCTGTAAACCCAAGTGTTGTGCCGCATGCTCCAACCAATGCGGCAGTTGAGATGGCTGCTCAAAGTACAGATATTTGGAACCCTCAAATGCAGAGATGTTTAGGCTGTGGTGGATGGGGAGTAGGTCTTGTCCAGCCATGGGGTTATTGCAATCACTGCACAAG GGTTCAAAATCTTCCTTATCAACAGTATCCATCTTACCCAAACAATACATCACACTCGAGTGGTACCAATACTAGTAAAAATCCAGGGAATTTAGCAGCTAAGGACAG ATCAAGCGCAAAACCTCCATTTGGCAAAGCAAACAGAAAAGATCACCGTAAAAGAAATCGCCCCGAGGATGATGAGCTTGACCCGATGGACCCAAGCTCTTACTCAGATGCTCCACGGGGTGGCTG GGTTGTTGGCTTGAAGGGTGTGCAGCCACGAGCAGCAGATACCACAGCAGCT GGACCATTATTCCAACAAAGACCATATCCGTCACCTGGTGCTGTGCTGAGGAGAAATGCAGAGGTTGCATCCCATGGCAAGAAACGTGGTATGGCTCCGATCACCAAAAGAGGGGATGGCAGTGATGGTCTCGGGGAGGCGGATTAG
- the LOC102701956 gene encoding glycine-rich RNA-binding protein 2, mitochondrial-like → MAAFNKLGGLLRHSALAGSSPAMFNAARLMSTKLFVGGLSWGTNDDSLRDAFTSFGDVTEARVITDRETGRSRGFGFVNFVNGDEAKSAMEAMDGKELGGRNIRVNFANERPPGNRGGGGYGGGGYGNQGGYGDGNQGYGGQF, encoded by the exons ATGGCGGCCTTCAACAAGCTCGGTGGCCTCTTGAGGCACAGTGCCTTGGCCGGCTCTTCTCCTGCCATGTTCAATGCTGCTCGCCTGATGTCCACCAAGCTTTTCGTTGGtg GTCTTTCCTGGGGTACCAATGATGACTCTCTGAGAGACGCATTTACTAGCTTTGGGGATGTGACTGAAG CTCGGGTGATCACTGACAGGGAAACTGGAAGGTCAAGAGGGTTTGGCTTTGTGAACTTTGTCAATGGTGATGAAGCCAAGAGCGCCATGGAGGCCATGGACGGGAAG GAACTTGGGGGGCGTAATATCCGCGTGAACTTCGCAAATGAGAGACCTCCAGGGAaccgaggtggtggtggttatGGGGGCGGTGGTTATGGCAACCAAGGAGGCTATGGCGATGGCAACCAAGGTTATGGAGGGCAGTTCTAA
- the LOC102701124 gene encoding AP-4 complex subunit epsilon produces the protein MEQLRTIGRELAMGSQGGWGQSKEFLDLVKSIGEARSKAEEDRIISRELEHLKRRLADPDVPRRKMKELLLRLVYAEMLGHDASFGHIHAVKMTHDESLPLKRTGYLAVALFLDERHDLVILVVNTIQKDLRSDNYLVVCAALTAACRLIGEEAIPAVLPQVVELLAHPKEAVRKKAVMALHRFYQRSPSSVSHLVSNFRKRLCDNDPGVMGATLCPLYDLILEDPNSYKDLVVSFVNILKQVAERRLPTSYDYHQMPAPFIQIKLLKILAVLGSGDKQASGHMYMVLGDIFRKGDTASNIGNAILYECICCISSIFPNSKMLDAAAETTSKFLKSDSHNLKYMGIDALGRLIKINPDIAEEHQLAVIDCLEDPDDTLKRKTFELLYKMTKSTNVEVIVDRMIEYMINITDHHYKTEIASRCVELAEQFAPSNQWFIQTMNKVFEHAGDLVNIRVAHNLMRLIAEGFGEEDEGADSQLRSSAVDSYLRIVGEPKLPSSFLQIICWVLGEYGTADGKYSASYIIGKLYDVAEAHPTDDTVRAYAISAILKIFAFEIALGRKIDMLPECQSLVDELSASHSTDLQQRAYELQALLGLDKQAVESVMPADASCEDIEIDRNLSFLNGYVQQAFENGAAPYIPESERSGVVSVGNYRAQDQQETSAHALRFEAYELPKPSLPLAPSQASISTPTTDLVPVPEPSYYKEDHQMSRSHPSGDSLSGEFGLKLRLDGVQKKWGRPAYSSSSTPSSSTSSQQATNGGTTSEVGGSISSQARESSYGSKKQQGTEISAEKQRLAASLFGKVDRKAQAARKTTKESTSTEKVATANATPQPAKEQVIPSAPPPDLLDLGEPVSSSHPSADPFTQLEGLLGTSSASETSASGTSKTPDLMSIFSDDVQTGATSGSTEPSLGVNVVASKKGPSLQDALQKDAAARQVGVTPTGNNPILFKDLLG, from the exons ATGGAGCAGCTGCGGACGATCGGGCGGGAGCTGGCGATGGGATCGCAGGGCGGGTGGGGGCAGTCGAAGGAGTTCCTCGACCTCGTCAAGTCCATCGGCGAGGCGCGGTCCAAGGCCGAGGAGGACCGGATCATCTCGCGGGAGCTGGAGCACCTCAagcgccgcctcgccgacccgGACGTGCCGCGCCGGAAGATGAaggagctcctcctccgcctcgtctACGCCGAGATGCTCGGCCACGACGCCTCCTTCGGCCACATCCACGCCGTCAAGATGACCCACGACGAGTCCCTCCCGCTCAAGCGCACGGGctacctcgccgtcgccctcttCCTCGACGAGCGCCACGACCTCGTCATCCTGGTCGTCAACACTATACAGAAGGACCTCAGGTCCGACAACTACCTCGTCGTCTGCGCGGCGCTCACCGCGGCCTGCAGGCTCATCGGGGAGGAGGCCATCCCCGCTGTGCTGCCCCAGGTCGTGGAGCTTCTCGCTCATCCCAAGGAGGCCGTGCGGAAGAAGGCCGTCATGGCGCTCCACCGATTCTACCAGCGATCCCCCTCTTCCGTCTCCCACCTTGTCTCCAACTTCCGCAAG AGGCTCTGTGATAATGATCCTGGGGTAATGGGTGCGACCTTGTGCCCCCTCTATGACCTGATTTTGGAAGATCCAAATTCCTACAAGGATTTGGTTGTTAGTTTTGTTAACATCCTCAAACAAGTTGCAGAGAGGAGGCTTCCGACTTCCTACGATTACCACCAAATGCCTGCACCATTTATTCAG ATTAAGCTATTGAAAATACTTGCGGTGCTTGGTAGTGGTGATAAGCAGGCAAGTGGACATATGTACATGGTCTTGGGTGACATATTCAGGAAGGGTGACACTGCAAGCAACATTGGCAATGCAATATTGTACGAGTGTATATGCTGTATTTCATCCATTTTCCCGAACTCTAAGATGCTTGATGCTGCAGCTGAAACAACATCAAAGTTTCTGAAG AGTGATAGCCATAATCTTAAGTACATGGGCATTGATGCTCTTGGCCggttaattaaaataaatccaGATATCGCAGAAGAGCACCAGCTGGCTGTTATTGATTGCTTAGAG GATCCTGATGACACTTTGAAACGCAAGACCTTTGAGCTTCTTTACAAGATGACAAAATCAACAAATGTTGAAGTGATTGTTGATCGAATGATTGAGTATATGATTAACATTACCGATCACCATTACAAGACAGAAATTGCGTCTCGTTGCGTTGAGCTAGCAGAACAGTTTGCACCTAGCAATCAGTGGTTCATCCAG ACCATGAACAAAGTCTTTGAGCATGCCGGAGATCTTGTCAACATTCGAGTAGCACATAATTTAATGCGACTTATTGCTGAAGGCTTTGGAGAGGAGGATGAAGGTGCTGATAGCCAACTAAGATCATCGGCT GTAGATTCCTATCTCCGGATTGTTGGGGAGCCGAAGCTTCCTTCTTCGTTTCTGCAG ATAATATGCTGGGTTTTGGGAGAATATGGAACAGCAGATGGGAAATATTCAGCTTCATATATTATTGGGAAGCTGTACGATGTGGCAGAGGCCCACCCAACTGATGACACTGTCAGG GCTTATGCGATCTCAGCGATTTTGAAGATATTTGCATTTGAAATCGCTCTTGGAAGGAAGATCGATATGCTACCTGAG TGCCAATCGTTGGTAGATGAATTGTCAGCTTCGCATTCCACCGACTTGCAGCAGCGTGCATATGAGCTACAGGCTTTACTAGGCTTGGACAAACAGGCTGTTGAGAGTGTAATGCCAGCAGATGCAAGCTGCGAAGATATTGAG ATCGACAGAAACCTATCGTTTCTAAATGGTTATGTACAGCAAGCCTTTGAAAATGGTGCTGCACCGTACATTCCTGAGAGTGAACGCTCAGGAGTGGTAAGTGTTGGCAACTACAGGGCCCAAGACCAACAAGAGACATCTGCCCATGCTCTTAGATTCGAGGCTTATGAGCTACCTAAACCTTCACTGCCTTTAGCACCTTCACAGGCCAGCATTTCCACACCAACTACTGATCTGGTTCCAGTTCCAGAGCCAAGCTACTATAAGGAAGATCACCAAATGTCAAGGTCCCATCCATCTGGTGATTCTCTTTCTGGTGAATTTGGTCTCAAACTTCGCCTTGATGGGGTTCAGAAGAAATGGGGGAGACCAGCCTATTCCTCCTCATCGACTCCTTCAAGCTCAACATCTAGTCAACAAGCAACCAATGGAGGCACTACTTCTGAGGTGGGAGGGTCAATTAGTTCACAGGCACGGGAATCCTCATATGGTTCTAAGAAACAGCAGGGCACTGAAATTTCAGCAGAAAAGCAACGGTTGGCTGCTTCGCTTTTTGGTAAAGTGGATAGGAAAGCCCAGGCTGCGCGAAAGACAACAAAGGAGAGTACCTCGACTGAGAAAGTAGCTACTGCTAATGCAACACCGCAGCCAGCCAAAGAGCAAGTAATCCCTTCTGCCCCACCACCTGACCTTTTGGATCTGGGAGAGCCAGTTTCATCAAGTCATCCATCAGCTGACCCTTTCACCCAGTTGGAAGGTCTTCTTGGAACATCATCAGCCTCTGAAACATCAGCATCCGGCACTTCAAAAACACCAGATCTTATGTCAATATTTTCGGATGATGTACAAACTGGAGCGACCAGTGGATCCACAGAACCCTCACTTGGGGTAAATGTGGTTGCCTCAAAGAAGGGCCCTAGCCTTCAAGATGCCTTGCAGAAGGACGCCGCGGCCCGGCAAGTTGGTGTGACGCCAACAGGGAACAACCCTATTCTATTCAAGGACTTATTAGGTTAG
- the LOC102701398 gene encoding uncharacterized protein LOC102701398 isoform X1 — MDNPHEQPLPPGVGAWPPPPSVHPAQFHPSPQPYATPCDTGPDNGNNHNKASYSGAHPNLPFHNMDTGSALSNQTGHDVSDHNGSSANIESTVQEAVLREQDIETQQVIQNQRQANATSEPAQYGEDILSSRRDPNALKEHLLKMTAEHRADMANKRGKPLHADNGNVEIGNGYGVPGGGAYSNLSSGPMNKPKDGADRAKGADHLPEFLRQRLRARGILKDETTNNSGMIKQSVDSPVGQSKAAQELPPGWSEARDPTTGASYFYNQSTGTSQWDRPGASMNTMQHQVPPSLPENWEEALDESTVLRDLGQKYYYNIKTQATQWEPPTAVNPSVVPHAPTNAAVEMAAQSTDIWNPQMQRCLGCGGWGVGLVQPWGYCNHCTRVQNLPYQQYPSYPNNTSHSSGTNTSKNPGNLAAKDRSSAKPPFGKANRKDHRKRNRPEDDELDPMDPSSYSDAPRGGWVVGLKGVQPRAADTTAAGPLFQQRPYPSPGAVLRRNAEVASHGKKRGMAPITKRGDGSDGLGEAD, encoded by the exons ATGGACAACCCACACGAACAGCCATTGCCCCCTGGTGTTGGGGCATGGCCACCGCCACCTTCCGTTCATCCTGCACAATTTCACCCTAGTCCACAGCCTTATGCAACACCTTGTGACACCGGACCCGATAATGGCAACAATCACAATAAAGCGAGCTACTCTGGTGCACATCCCAACTTGCCTTTCCATAACATGGATACTGGGAGTGCACTCTCAAACCAGACAGGTCATGATGTTTCTGACCATAATGGTAGTTCAGCAAACATTGAATCTACTGTCCAAGAGGCTGTTCTTCGTGAACAG GACATTGAGACCCAGCAAGTCATACAAAATCAAAG ACAAGCAAATGCAACCAGTGAACCTGCACAATATGGAGAAGACATACTTTCAAGCCGCCGTGACCCTAATGCATTGAAG GAGCACTTACTAAAGATGACAGCCGAGCATCGTGCAGACATGGCAAACAAAAGGGGGAAGCCACTTCATGCAGATAATG GCAATGTTGAAATTGGCAATGGCTACGGTGTACCAGGAGGGGGCGCTTATTCAAACTTGTCAAGTGGTCCAATGA atAAACCTAAGGATGGAGCTGACAGAGCAAAAGGTGCTGATCATCTCCCCGAGTTTTTGAGGCAGCGGTTAAGAGCAAGGGGTATTCTTAAAGATGAGACAACAAATAATAGTGGAATGATTAAACAAAGT GTGGATTCTCCTGTAGGGCAGAGTAAAGCTGCCCAAGAGTTGCCTCCTGGTTGG TCTGAAGCGAGGGATCCAACAACTGGTGCTTCTTATTTCTATAATCAGAGCACTGGAACGAGCCAATGGGATCGCCCCGGTGCTTCCATGAACACCATGCAACATCAAGTTCCTCCATCTTTGCCAGAGAATTGGGAGGAGGCACTTGATGAATCAACAG TGTTGCGTGATTTAGGCCAGAAatactattataatataaagacaCAAGCAACACAGTGGGAGCCACCTACTGCTGTAAACCCAAGTGTTGTGCCGCATGCTCCAACCAATGCGGCAGTTGAGATGGCTGCTCAAAGTACAGATATTTGGAACCCTCAAATGCAGAGATGTTTAGGCTGTGGTGGATGGGGAGTAGGTCTTGTCCAGCCATGGGGTTATTGCAATCACTGCACAAG GGTTCAAAATCTTCCTTATCAACAGTATCCATCTTACCCAAACAATACATCACACTCGAGTGGTACCAATACTAGTAAAAATCCAGGGAATTTAGCAGCTAAGGACAG ATCAAGCGCAAAACCTCCATTTGGCAAAGCAAACAGAAAAGATCACCGTAAAAGAAATCGCCCCGAGGATGATGAGCTTGACCCGATGGACCCAAGCTCTTACTCAGATGCTCCACGGGGTGGCTG GGTTGTTGGCTTGAAGGGTGTGCAGCCACGAGCAGCAGATACCACAGCAGCT GGACCATTATTCCAACAAAGACCATATCCGTCACCTGGTGCTGTGCTGAGGAGAAATGCAGAGGTTGCATCCCATGGCAAGAAACGTGGTATGGCTCCGATCACCAAAAGAGGGGATGGCAGTGATGGTCTCGGGGAGGCGGATTAG
- the LOC102707370 gene encoding forkhead box protein B2-like yields MDPSHHHHHRLHLHLDPRHHHHIHIRFCPHRRHVAHPPPAPVHHTTAVAPWEGRQQQQEPEPLHAAGANDGPRAEAANEGEAALHREQGEEDIFLGEEEEEEPVFVLTDEWAEFFAKSEAKRRLAKQQQQKKNKGRKK; encoded by the exons ATGGACCCttcgcaccaccaccaccatcgtctccacctccacctcgatCCGCGCCACCATCACCACATCCACATCCGCTTCtgcccccaccgccgccacgtcgCCCACCCGCCTCCCGCTCCCGTCCACCACACGACCGCGGTGGCGCCTTGGGaggggcggcagcagcagcaggagccgGAGCCGCTCCACGCCGCGGGGGCGAACGACGG GccgcgggcggaggcggctaaCGAGGGAGAGGCGGCACTGCATCGGGAGCAAGGAGAGGAGGACATTTTTCtcggggaggaagaagaggaggagccggTTTTTGTGCTCACCGACGAGTGGGCGGAATTCTTCGCCAAATCGGAGGCAAAGAGGAGACTCG ccaagcagcagcagcagaagaagaacaagggTCGCAAGAAGTAG
- the LOC102701675 gene encoding selenium-binding protein 1-like gives MAAAAAANGSACCGGAKKGPGYATPLEAMEKGPREKLLYVTCVYNGTGINKPDYLGTVDVDPNSPTYSQVIHRLPVTHVGDELHHSGWNACSSCHGDPSASRRFLILPSLLSGRVYVIDTLKDPRAPALHKVVEAEDIAEKTGLGFPHTSHCLASGEIMISCLGDKEGNAAGNGFLLLDSEFNVKGRWEKPGHSPLFGYDYWYQPRHKTMISSSWGAPAAFRTGFDLQHVQDGLYGRHLHVYDWPGGELRQTLDLGSTGLLPLEVRFLHDPSKDTGYVGCALTSNMVRFFKTVDGSWSHEVAISIKPLKVRNWILPEMPGLITDFVLSLDDRYLYLVNWLHGDIRQYNIEDPAKPVLAGQVWVGGLLQKGSEVVYVTDDDNEEQYNVPQVKGHRLRGGPQMIQLSLDGKRVYVTNSLFSKWDEQFYGPDLVKKGSHMLQIDVDTEKGGLSINPDFFVDFGDEPDGPSLAHEMRYPGGDCTSDIWI, from the exons atggcggcggcggcggcggcgaacgggtcggcgtgctgcggcggcgcgaagAAGGGGCCGGGGTACGCGACGCCGCTGGAGGCCATGGAGAAGGGCCCGCGGGAGAAGCTCCTCTACGTCACCTGCGTCTACAATG GTACTGGAATCAATAAGCCCGATTACCTGGGTACGGTGGATGTGGACCCCAATTCCCCTACATACTCCCAGGTGATCCACAGGCTTCCGGTTACCCATGTTGGCGACGAGCTGCATCACTCTGGATGGAACGCTTGCAGCTCTTGCCATGGTGACCCATCAGCTAGCCGTCGTTTCTTGATCCTGCCTTCACTGCT GTCAGGCCGTGTGTATGTCATTGACACACTGAAGGACCCAAGGGCGCCTGCCTTGCATAAGGTGGTCGAGGCTGAGGACATTGCTGAGAAGACTGGGCTTGGATTTCCTCATACATCTCATTGCCTTGCATCTGGGGAAATAATGATTTCTTGCCTGGGGGATAAGGAGGGAAATGCTGCTGGCAATGGCTTCCTCCTTCTGGATTCTGAATTCAATGTCAAAGGACG TTGGGAAAAGCCAGGTCACAGCCCCTTGTTTGGCTATGATTATTGGTATCAACCTCGTCACAAGACAATGATCAGTTCATCGTGGGGAGCACCTGCAGCTTTCAGGACTGGTTTTGATCTTCAGCATGTGCAGGATGGTCTATATGGAAGGCATCTGCATGTGTATGACTGGCCTGGTGGTGAGCTCAGGCAGACACTAGATCTTGGCAGTACAGGTCTTCTTCCACTTGAG GTGAGGTTTCTACATGATCCATCTAAGGACACTGGGTATGTGGGTTGTGCTTTGACAAGCAACATGGTCAGATTTTTCAAAACTGTGGATGGATCATGGAGCCATGAG GTTGCTATATCTATAAAACCATTGAAGGTGCGGAACTGGATTCTGCCTGAAATGCCAGGATTGATAACTGATTTCGTTCTCTCTCTCGATGACCGCTATCTCTACTTGGTCAATTGGCTTCATGGTGACATCAGGCAGTACAACATTGAAGACCCTGCAAAGCCTGTGTTGGCTGGACAAGTATGGGTAGGTGGGCTTCTTCAAAAGGGCAGTGAGGTCGTCTATGTAACTGATGATGACAACGAAGAGCAGTACAATGTGCCCCAGGTCAAG GGCCATCGTCTTAGAGGTGGGCCGCAGATGATTCAGCTGAGTTTAGATGGGAAGAGGGTGTATGTGACCAACTCCCTTTTCAGCAAATGGGATGAACAATTCTACGGCCCTGATCTTGTCAAGAAGGGCTCCCACATGTTGCAAATCGACGTCGACACTGAGAAAGGAGGACTTTCGATCAACCCCGACTTCTTTGTAGATTTTGGTGATGAGCCAGATGGTCCCTCCTTGGCCCATGAGATGAGATATCCTGGTGGGGACTGCACCTCTGATATATGGATATAA